One Glycine soja cultivar W05 chromosome 2, ASM419377v2, whole genome shotgun sequence genomic region harbors:
- the LOC114385110 gene encoding uncharacterized protein LOC114385110, translating to MGEKEKRNKNKKQKHQHPNDQTTKQNSDFSFKPSSEVKGIKFGGQFIVKSFTIRRARPLELLKVLSFPPTNNTNKPKDKLPFPSTTAFLPTNFTILAHHAWHTLTLGLGTKKSKVVLFVFETEAMKASVDRIWPPEIALGDVNKRLIRGLNGCEMARFKFRKGCITFYVYAVRQLGSFGFSCAEDLRTILQSVVELKDFLDHTVMLSMPNQRSISFSQSQPQVAMAH from the coding sequence atgggagagaaagagaagagaaacaagaacaagaagcaAAAGCACCAACACCCCAATGACCAAACCACAAAGCAGAACTCCGATTTCTCCTTCAAGCCAAGCTCAGAGGTAAAGGGTATCAAATTTGGAGGCCAGTTCATAGTGAAGTCCTTCACAATCAGAAGAGCAAGACCCTTAGAGCTTCTCAAGGTTCTTTCTTTCCCACCAACCAACAACACCAACAAACCAAAGGACAAGCTTCCTTTCCCTTCCACCACAGCATTCTTGCCCACAAACTTCACAATCTTGGCACACCATGCTTGGCACACCCTCACCCTTGGCCTTGGAACCAAGAAGTCCAAGGTGGTTCTCTTTGTGTTTGAAACTGAGGCCATGAAGGCCTCAGTGGACAGAATTTGGCCACCAGAGATAGCACTTGGTGATGTCAACAAGAGGCTCATAAGGGGCCTCAATGGATGTGAGATGGCAAGGTTCAAGTTCAGAAAAGGGTGCATAACTTTCTATGTCTATGCTGTTAGGCAACTTGGAAGCTTTGGCTTTTCCTGTGCTGAGGATCTAAGAACCATTCTTCAGTCTGTGGTGGAGCTTAAGGATTTCTTGGATCACACTGTCATGCTTTCCATGCCAAACCAAAGAAGCATCAGTTTCTCACAGTCACAACCCCAGGTAGCCATGGCTCATTAG